From the Malus domestica chromosome 17, GDT2T_hap1 genome, one window contains:
- the LOC103426088 gene encoding uncharacterized protein isoform X2 → MDEQGWYSVTPEQIAIGHAKRCQRTTVIDCFAGVGGNAIQFASLHCHVVAIEIDPLKVDMAINNAKIYGVEDYIDFIVGDFFELAPSLKGDVVFLSPPWGGPSYTRVKKFTLDLLKPKDGHAIFQAAQAITPNIIMYLPRNVDLHQVEELCWLSSPPLDVEIEENYVQSSLKAITVYFSGASSTQCI, encoded by the exons ATGGATGAGCAGGGCTGGTACTCTGTCACGCCTGAACAGATTGCAATCGGACACGCCAAGAGGTGCCAAAGAACAACTGTTATCGATTGCTTCGCGGGCGTTGGCGGCAATGCCATTCAGTTTGCTTCACT GCATTGTCACGTTGTTGCTATTGAAATTGATCCCCTAAAGGTGGATATGGCCATTAACAATGCAAAAATATATGGAGTGGAAGATTACATTGATTTCATTGTTGGAGACTTTTTTGAACTTGCACCATCGTTGAAG GGGGATGTAGTGTTCCTTTCACCACCTTGGGGAGGCCCATCGTACACAAGGGTAAAGAAATTTACACTTGACTTACTCAAGCCAAAAGATGG GCACGCAATATTTCAAGCTGCTCAAGCGATAACGCCCAACATCATTATGTACTTACCGCGGAATGTAGACTTACACCAAGTGGAAGAACTCTGCTGGTTGTCTTCTCCTCCTCTAGACGTTGAG ATTGAAGAAAATTATGTGCAGAGCTCTCTAAAGGCTATAACAGTCTACTTCAGTggtgcatcatccactcaatgTATATGA
- the LOC103426088 gene encoding uncharacterized protein isoform X1 yields the protein MQKKLSRRRRATRRPKKYNKLLHHPRQIYRRRKLLEQGLSPLVEKYWFQRYDLFSRYDEGIRMDEQGWYSVTPEQIAIGHAKRCQRTTVIDCFAGVGGNAIQFASLHCHVVAIEIDPLKVDMAINNAKIYGVEDYIDFIVGDFFELAPSLKGDVVFLSPPWGGPSYTRVKKFTLDLLKPKDGHAIFQAAQAITPNIIMYLPRNVDLHQVEELCWLSSPPLDVEIEENYVQSSLKAITVYFSGASSTQCI from the exons ATGCAGAAGAAGCTTTCAAGGCGGCGAAGAGCCACTCGTCGTCCTAAGAAATACAACAAGCTCTTACACCACCCAC GTCAGATTTATAGGAGAAGGAAGTTACTTGAACAAGGATTGAGTCCCCTTGTTGAGAAGTATTGGTTTCAGAGATATGATCTCTTCTCGAGATACGACGAGGGGATCAGAATGGATGAGCAGGGCTGGTACTCTGTCACGCCTGAACAGATTGCAATCGGACACGCCAAGAGGTGCCAAAGAACAACTGTTATCGATTGCTTCGCGGGCGTTGGCGGCAATGCCATTCAGTTTGCTTCACT GCATTGTCACGTTGTTGCTATTGAAATTGATCCCCTAAAGGTGGATATGGCCATTAACAATGCAAAAATATATGGAGTGGAAGATTACATTGATTTCATTGTTGGAGACTTTTTTGAACTTGCACCATCGTTGAAG GGGGATGTAGTGTTCCTTTCACCACCTTGGGGAGGCCCATCGTACACAAGGGTAAAGAAATTTACACTTGACTTACTCAAGCCAAAAGATGG GCACGCAATATTTCAAGCTGCTCAAGCGATAACGCCCAACATCATTATGTACTTACCGCGGAATGTAGACTTACACCAAGTGGAAGAACTCTGCTGGTTGTCTTCTCCTCCTCTAGACGTTGAG ATTGAAGAAAATTATGTGCAGAGCTCTCTAAAGGCTATAACAGTCTACTTCAGTggtgcatcatccactcaatgTATATGA
- the LOC103417313 gene encoding uncharacterized protein has protein sequence MVLESILSSPVRKSASFRKQFSQNELGSWSTVFQRHRFLLTALALLSFLCAIYLYFAVTLGGSPSCSGLSGTQKALCSLEHAKTSVAHGKLKIL, from the coding sequence ATGGTTCTTGAGAGCATTTTGTCTTCTCCTGTTCGGAAGTCAGCATCATTTAGAAAGCAATTCTCACAAAATGAGTTGGGTAGCTGGTCGACGGTCTTTCAGAGACACCGCTTCCTCTTAACAGCCCTAGCACTCCTGTCTTTCCTCTGCGCCATTTATCTTTACTTTGCAGTCACATTAGGTGGCAGTCCATCATGTTCGGGGTTGAGTGGAACTCAAAAAGCGTTGTGTAGCTTGGAGCATGCAAAGACTTCAGTTGCCCatggaaaattgaaaattctttAG
- the LOC103405526 gene encoding uncharacterized protein — MWAASCLASCCAACACDACRTVVSSISRRSARIAYCGLFALSLIVSWILREVAAPLLEKIPWINQFNETHNREWFETDAVLRVSLGNFLFFTILSVMMVGVKNQKDPRDSLHHGGWMMKVICWCLLVIFMFFVPNEIVSFYETISKFGSGFFLLVQVVLLLDFVHGWNDKWVGYDEKFWYVALFVVSLVCYLATFVFSGLLFHWFTPSGQDCGLNTFFIVMTLMCVFVFLIVALHPAVSGSILPASVISMYCTYLCYSALASEPRDYECNGLHKHSKAVSTGTLTFGLLTTVLSVVYSAVRAGSSTTLLSPPGSPRAGAGKPLLPLDKVDEHKEKEKSKPVSYSYSFFHIIFSLASMYSAMLLTGWSTSVGESGKLVDVGWPSVWVRMVTSWATAGLYIWSLLAPILFPEREF, encoded by the exons ATGTGGGCAGCTTCTTGCCTGGCATCATGCTGCGCTGCTTGCGCTTGCGATGCTTGCCGGACGGTGGTGTCAAGTATTAGCCGCCGGTCTGCTAGGATTGCTTACTGTGGGCTCTTTGCGCTTTCTTTGATAGTCTCATGGATTCTCCGTGAGGTTGCGGCTCCTCTCCTTGAAAAGATTCCTT GGATTAATCAGTTTAATGAGACACATAACAGGGAGTGGTTTGAAACAGATGCAGTGCTTCGTGTTAGCTTGGGAAATTTTCTCTTCTTCACTATTTTATCAGTTATGATGGTTGGTGTGAAGAATCAGAAGGATCCCCGTGATAGTTTGCATCATGGTGGATGGATGATGAAAGTTATATGCTGGTGTCTCTTAGTGATCTTCATGTTTTTTGTACCAAATGAGATTGTTAGCTTCTATG AGACAATTTCAAAGTTTGGCTCAGgattttttcttcttgtacAAGTTGTACTTCTGTTGGATTTTGTTCATGGATGGAATGACAAATGGGTTGGATATGATGAGAAGTTCtg GTACGTTGCACTTTTTGTTGTTTCTCTTGTTTGTTATCTGGCAACATTCGTCTTCTCTGGACTTCTTTTCCATTGGTTCACACCATCTGGACAAGACTGTGGGCTCAACACCTTCTTTATTGTCATGACTCTCATGTGTGTCTTCGTGTTTCTTATAGTGGCACTGCATCCTGCT GTAAGCGGCAGCATTTTGCCAGCATCAGTTATATCTATGTACTGCACATACCTCTGCTACAGTGCACTTGCTAGTGAACCTAGGGACTATGAGTGCAATGGTCTTCACAAGCACTCCAAAGCTGTTTCCACTGGGACACTTACCTTCGGTTTGCTAACCACTGTTCTTTCTGTGGTGTATTCTGCTGTTCGTGCTGGATCCTCCACGACACTTCTCTCCCCACCAGGTTCTCCCCGCGCAG GCGCTGGAAAGCCTCTGCTTCCATTAGACAAGGTTGATGAacacaaagaaaaagagaagtCCAAGCCAGTGTCATATTCGTATTCGTTTTTCCACATAATCTTCTCTCTTGCTAGTATGTACTCGGCCATGCTTCTGACAGGGTGGTCAACCTCTGTTGGGGAGAGTGGGAAGTTGGTGGACGTTGGGTGGCCATCTGTGTGGGTGAGGATGGTGACTAGTTGGGCAACTGCAGGTCTCTACATCTGGTCTCTTTTGGCTCCTATTCTGTTTCCCGAGAGGGAATTCTGA
- the LOC103405525 gene encoding ubiquitin receptor RAD23b-like: MKLTVKTLKGSHFEIRVQPTDAVMAVKKNIEDIQGKDNYPCGQQLLIHNGKVLKDETTLADNKVTEDGFLVVMLSKNKTSGLAGSSSSQPPSTNPPTTPPTTNSTNRSEAPIQEPPLHSTTSAPDTSSAHSDTYGQAASTLVAGTNLEQTIQQIMDMGGGNWDKETVTRALRAAYNNPERAVDYLYSSIPETTEVAVPVGNFPASQATDVAPVSGAPNSAPLNMFPQETLSGAGAGALGSLDFLRNNRQFQALRSMVQSNPQILQPMLQELGKQNPQLLRLIQEHHTEFLQLINEPVEGSEGDIFDQADGPDQDLPHAINVTPAEQEAIERLEAMGFDRALVIEAFLACDRNEELAANYLLENAGDFED; the protein is encoded by the exons ATGAAGCTCACTGTAAAGACCCTCAAGGGCAGCCATTTCGAAATTAGGGTTCAGCCCACTGACGCC GTTATGGCTGTGAAGAAGAACATTGAGGATATACAAGGAAAAGATAATTACCCGTGTGGACAGCAGTTACTGATTCACAATGGGAAGGTCTTGAAAGACGAAACCACATTGGCTGACAACAAGGTCACAGAAGACGGTTTTCTTGTTGTCATGCTTAGCAAG AATAAAACTTCAGGCTTAGCAGGGTCTTCTTCTTCTCAG CCTCCCTCTACAAATCCTCCTACAACTCCACCAACCACAAATTCTACAAACAGATCTGAAGCTCCCATACAAGAACC ACCCTTGCACAGTACCACATCTGCTCCAGACACTTCTAG TGCGCATAGTGATACCTATGGTCAAGCTGCTTCAACTTTAGTCGCTGGTACTAATCTTGAGCAGACTATTCAACAAATAATGGATATGGGTGGTGGCAACTGGGACAAAGAAACAGTTACACGCGCCTTACGAGCAGCTTATAACAATCCGGAGCGAGCAGTGGACTACTTGTACTCT AGTATACCAGAAACAACAGAAGTTGCAGTTCCTGTAGGTAATTTCCCTGCAAGTCAGGCAACTGATGTTGCCCCCGTCTCTGGAGCGCCTAACTCTGCTCCTTTGAATATGTTTCCTCAG GAAACACTCTCTGGTGCTGGCGCTGGGGCCCTTGGATCCCTCGACTTCCTTAGGAATAATCGCCAG TTCCAAGCACTGCGCTCAATGGTGCAATCAAACCCACAAATTTTGCAG CCCATGCTGCAGGAGCTCGGAAAGCAAAACCCCCAGCTTTTAAGATTAATTCAGGAGCACCATACTGAGTTCCTTCAGTTAATAAATGAACCTGTTGAGGGTTCTGAAGG TGACATATTTGATCAGGCTGACGGTCCTGACCAAGATTTGCCTCATGCCATCAATGTAACCCCTGCCGAGCAGGAGGCCATTGAACGA CTTGAGGCGATGGGATTTGACAGAGCGTTGGTCATTGAGGCTTTTCTGGCGTGCGATCGCAACGAGGAACTGGCAGCCAACTACCTATTGGAGAACGCTGGAGATTTCGAGGACTGA